The genomic stretch CAATTTCGAGCTGCTCGGGCGCTACCTGCGCTGGCTGGTGCTGCACGGGCACTCGCTGCCCGATTGCATCGGCGAGGCCTGCTACACCATGGCCTCCGAAGCCATGGTGATGCAGTTCCGGCTGATGCGCGCGGTGATCAGCCGCAAGTCGGATCCCTGCCAGGACTGCCTGGACCAGCTCGAGCAGGCCTACCAGGGCACGGTGCCGGCGCTGGCCTCACATTTCGGCGCAAGCGTGGCGTGAGCGTGACGCAGGCGCGTGCGGCGCGGCGACGCTCGCCGCACCGCCTCCGCCTGATGCATGAGAGCGGCCCGGCCGCGGCGTCCGGCGCCATCCCTTCGGGCGAGATCTACGCCATCAATGCCGACCGATCCGCCAGCCACGACGCCTCGCGCACATAAGGCGTACAGGCCCCACCGGCCGTCACTGCAGGCCGGTTTCTCCGTTGTCATGACTAGCCTGGCAGCGTGTCGCTGCCGGTCCGGCGTTGACCTGGCGCCGGCATGCCAGCGCCGTGCGACTTGCATTCGCCGCCAGCCGCAAGCGCCACGCCGGCCTGCTACCAACCAACCAAAGGATGAACGAGTACCAACCGTCAGCCTACTGTCGCTTCAGTGCGCCATAGCACTTAATACAGTCACACGACGAGGCAGGCACACAGCGCACCGCAGGGCTTGCGCGTCGGGAAGCAAGGCGGATGGCGGCCGTCGTCAAGTCAGTCAGTCATGCGCAGTGTCAACAAGTCGGTAAGCATCAGTCACGGGTGGAGCGGTACAGCCGGGCTTTGCACCACGCAGCCAGTGCGCGAGCGGCGGCCCAGTGCCGGTCCCGGGTCAACGGGGAGAATCACCATGATCACGCAACGGTCGGACCTGCATGTCAATCATCTGCTCAATGCCCTGCCGCGGCAGGAATGGGAAACGCTGTCGCGCCACTTTGAACTGGTCCGGCTGCGTGCCGGCGAACTGCTGACTGATACCAGCCAGCGCATCGTCCATGTGTATTTCCCGACCACGTCGGTGGTGTCGCTGCTGTCGCTGCTCGAGGACGGCGCCACGGTCGAGTTTGCCGCGGTCGGCAATGAAGGCCTGGTCGGCATTCCGGTGGTGACGGGCGGCGATACCATGCCCAGCCGCGTCGAAGTGCGCAGCCCGGGCTTCGCCTACCGCATTCCCGCGCGCGCGCTGCGTGCCGAGCTGTCCTACCTGCCGACCCTGCAGCGCGTCACGCTGCTGTATGTGCAGGCGGTGCTGACGCA from Cupriavidus nantongensis encodes the following:
- a CDS encoding Crp/Fnr family transcriptional regulator, producing MITQRSDLHVNHLLNALPRQEWETLSRHFELVRLRAGELLTDTSQRIVHVYFPTTSVVSLLSLLEDGATVEFAAVGNEGLVGIPVVTGGDTMPSRVEVRSPGFAYRIPARALRAELSYLPTLQRVTLLYVQAVLTQIAQTAACNRHHSLNKQLCRWLLLARDRMNSNELVITQQVIANMLGVRREGVTEAAGKLENLGLIHHSRGHITILDHCGLEKHSCECYKLVKREYDRLLPALAHA